A genome region from Quadrisphaera sp. RL12-1S includes the following:
- a CDS encoding LamB/YcsF family protein yields the protein MAPSGGGGGGGVAPPARVDLNADLGEGFGRWSLTDDDALLDVVTSANVACGFHAGDPETVLAVCGSAARRGVAVGAHPSYRDLVGFGRRYVDASRTELVADVLYQLGALAGLARAAGTRVSYVKPHGALYTTAAGAGVHGEAVVEAVRRFDPELPLVALAGSPLLDLARAAGLRTVAEAFADRGYTATGALVDRRSPGALVTDPSEVAARVVRLVTEGVVRSVDGADVPVRAESVCVHGDSPGAVAVARAVRSALEAAGVQVRAASS from the coding sequence GTGGCTCCCAGCGGTGGCGGAGGCGGTGGCGGTGTCGCGCCGCCGGCGCGCGTCGACCTCAACGCCGATCTCGGCGAGGGCTTCGGGCGGTGGTCGCTGACCGACGACGACGCCCTGCTCGACGTGGTGACCAGCGCGAACGTGGCCTGCGGCTTCCACGCCGGTGACCCCGAGACCGTGCTCGCGGTGTGCGGCTCGGCGGCGCGCCGCGGGGTGGCGGTGGGGGCCCACCCGTCCTACCGCGACCTCGTGGGCTTCGGGCGCCGCTACGTGGACGCCAGCCGCACCGAGCTGGTGGCCGACGTGCTCTACCAGCTGGGGGCGCTCGCCGGCCTGGCGCGCGCGGCCGGCACGCGGGTCTCCTACGTCAAGCCGCACGGGGCGCTCTACACCACCGCCGCTGGCGCGGGGGTGCACGGAGAGGCGGTGGTGGAGGCGGTGCGGCGCTTCGACCCCGAGCTGCCGCTGGTGGCGCTGGCCGGGTCACCGCTGCTCGACCTCGCCCGCGCCGCCGGGCTGCGGACCGTGGCGGAGGCCTTCGCCGACCGCGGGTACACCGCCACGGGGGCGCTGGTGGACCGGCGCAGCCCCGGAGCGCTGGTCACCGACCCCTCCGAGGTCGCGGCGCGGGTCGTCCGGCTGGTCACCGAGGGCGTCGTGCGCTCGGTGGACGGCGCTGACGTCCCGGTGCGCGCGGAGTCGGTGTGCGTCCACGGGGACTCCCCCGGCGCGGTGGCCGTGGCGCGGGCCGTGCGGTCGGCCCTGGAGGCCGCGGGCGTGCAGGTCCGCGCCGCCTCCTCGTGA
- a CDS encoding 5-oxoprolinase subunit B/C family protein, whose protein sequence is MRVLPAGTAAVLVELDDLAAVLALRAALGRRPLPAVLAGGPDGAPEVVTAARTALLRWDARPAPPSRAVAAALAPLLASADDSADDSQPGTPDQDPDEVRVPVVYDGADLADVARLTGLGVAEVVRRHAATPWSVAFTGFAPGFAYLVGGDPALRVPRREVPRTRVPAGAVGLAGEFSGVYPRASPGGWQLLGRTDVPVWDPAREPPALLRPGTRVRFTPAPPRDHGLPATRVTPRDAASTPTPGALRRGGLEVLDPGPSAVVTDLGRPGRADVGVSPGGALDRAALRAANRAVGGAGGAPALEAAGRLVVRSLGRTVVAVTGALVVVEVRGAAGTAGPRRVAPGVPVPLDDGDVVTLEPAGAGGAAYLAVRGGLDAPRALGSAATDVLSGLGPAPLRAGDVLAVAGPPWLEAAVALLPQERTGPELPRPGAVTALDVVLGPRDDWFTPASVDLLLHQEWRVGAQTNRVGARLEGARALQRTDPGRELPSEPAVRGALQVPPSGQPVLFGPDHPVTGGYPVVACVAAHHLDLAGQLAPGALVRFRTR, encoded by the coding sequence GTGAGGGTGCTGCCCGCGGGCACGGCCGCCGTCCTCGTGGAGCTGGACGACCTGGCAGCCGTCCTGGCCCTGCGCGCCGCGCTGGGACGGCGCCCCCTGCCCGCCGTCCTCGCCGGCGGTCCTGACGGCGCCCCCGAGGTGGTGACCGCCGCGCGCACCGCGCTGCTGCGCTGGGACGCCCGTCCCGCGCCGCCGTCCCGCGCCGTGGCGGCAGCGCTCGCCCCACTCCTGGCCAGCGCCGACGACAGCGCCGACGACAGCCAGCCCGGCACCCCCGACCAGGACCCCGACGAGGTGCGGGTGCCGGTCGTCTACGACGGCGCGGACCTCGCCGACGTCGCGCGCCTCACCGGCCTCGGGGTGGCCGAGGTGGTGCGCCGGCACGCGGCGACGCCGTGGTCGGTGGCCTTCACCGGCTTCGCGCCGGGCTTCGCCTACCTCGTGGGCGGCGACCCGGCGCTGCGCGTCCCGCGCCGCGAGGTGCCGCGCACCCGCGTGCCCGCCGGGGCCGTGGGCCTGGCCGGGGAGTTCAGCGGCGTGTACCCGCGGGCCTCCCCCGGCGGGTGGCAGCTGCTGGGCCGCACCGACGTGCCCGTGTGGGACCCGGCCCGCGAGCCGCCCGCCCTCCTGCGCCCGGGCACCCGCGTGCGCTTCACCCCCGCCCCTCCCCGTGATCATGGGCTTCCGGCCACCCGCGTCACCCCGCGTGACGCTGCGTCGACACCGACGCCGGGCGCGCTGCGGCGGGGCGGCCTGGAGGTGCTCGACCCCGGCCCGTCCGCCGTGGTCACCGACCTCGGCCGGCCCGGGCGGGCGGACGTCGGCGTCAGCCCCGGCGGCGCCCTCGACCGCGCCGCCCTGCGCGCGGCCAACCGCGCGGTGGGCGGAGCCGGCGGCGCCCCGGCCCTCGAGGCCGCCGGCCGGTTGGTGGTGCGCTCGCTGGGGCGGACCGTGGTCGCGGTGACGGGGGCGCTCGTCGTCGTCGAGGTCCGCGGGGCCGCCGGCACCGCTGGCCCCCGGCGGGTGGCGCCGGGGGTCCCGGTGCCTCTGGACGACGGCGACGTCGTCACCCTCGAGCCGGCCGGTGCCGGCGGCGCCGCCTACCTCGCGGTGCGCGGTGGCCTCGACGCGCCGCGGGCGCTGGGGAGCGCCGCGACCGACGTCCTGTCGGGCCTCGGACCGGCCCCCCTGCGCGCCGGTGACGTGCTGGCCGTGGCCGGACCGCCGTGGCTGGAGGCCGCGGTGGCGCTGCTGCCGCAGGAGCGGACCGGCCCGGAGCTGCCCCGGCCCGGGGCCGTGACCGCGCTGGACGTGGTGCTGGGCCCCCGCGACGACTGGTTCACCCCCGCCTCCGTCGACCTGCTGCTCCACCAGGAGTGGCGCGTCGGCGCGCAGACCAACCGGGTCGGGGCGCGCCTGGAGGGCGCCCGCGCCCTGCAGCGCACGGACCCGGGACGCGAGCTGCCCAGCGAGCCGGCGGTGCGCGGGGCGCTGCAGGTGCCGCCGAGCGGCCAGCCCGTGCTCTTCGGCCCCGACCACCCCGTGACCGGCGGCTACCCCGTCGTCGCGTGCGTGGCGGCGCACCACCTCGACCTCGCCGGGCAGCTGGCGCCCGGTGCGCTGGTGCGGTTCAGGACGCGCTGA
- a CDS encoding toprim domain-containing protein: MTPRPSGSAPATAASRPAPSRAVLSEVAELLAGPGLAWVVQRVRGQLETGADPVAVLQLPTATPAQRAGARSVLGPAAAVRGTHLAVRVSDLDELLLELTGWDRGLAAAVRALDEGLPGAQAEEEAEQDEEQDDDDAVALPATAAAAVAGPPATEPEPERVELGALEAEQVGLALADAALVLDLPADPGGATGTVLTALSAVGLPALLTLHQLRDAPPTWLPAPPGGTVLVVPTPAVLAAVAGTPAPGARRPRVPVVCLDATATARGVDPAWPGDAVVVVLEGLRAAGWQLLLNGGDGPEGDVITELLAGELGARVWRSPAEPGTPLREQLLADARRLAR; encoded by the coding sequence GTGACCCCCCGCCCCTCCGGGAGCGCGCCCGCCACCGCCGCGAGCCGCCCCGCGCCCTCGCGCGCCGTCCTGAGCGAGGTGGCCGAGCTCCTCGCCGGTCCCGGGCTCGCGTGGGTGGTGCAGCGGGTGCGCGGGCAGCTGGAGACCGGAGCGGACCCGGTGGCCGTGCTGCAGCTGCCCACCGCCACCCCCGCCCAGCGCGCCGGGGCGCGGTCCGTGCTCGGGCCGGCCGCCGCGGTCCGCGGCACGCACCTGGCGGTGCGGGTCAGCGACCTCGACGAGCTGCTGCTCGAGCTCACCGGGTGGGACCGCGGGCTGGCCGCCGCCGTCCGCGCGCTCGACGAGGGCCTCCCCGGCGCACAGGCAGAGGAGGAGGCGGAGCAGGACGAGGAGCAGGACGACGACGACGCGGTGGCGCTGCCGGCCACCGCTGCCGCGGCCGTCGCCGGGCCTCCAGCGACGGAGCCGGAGCCGGAGCGGGTCGAGCTGGGCGCGCTGGAGGCCGAGCAGGTCGGGCTCGCCCTGGCCGACGCCGCCCTCGTCCTCGACCTGCCGGCGGACCCCGGCGGCGCGACCGGCACCGTCCTCACGGCCCTGTCGGCGGTCGGCCTGCCCGCCCTGCTCACGCTGCACCAGCTGCGTGACGCCCCGCCCACCTGGCTGCCCGCACCCCCCGGCGGCACCGTCCTCGTGGTGCCGACCCCCGCGGTGCTCGCCGCCGTCGCGGGGACGCCGGCGCCGGGCGCGCGCCGGCCCCGCGTGCCCGTGGTCTGCCTCGACGCCACCGCCACCGCGCGGGGTGTGGACCCCGCCTGGCCGGGCGACGCCGTCGTCGTCGTCCTGGAGGGCCTGCGGGCCGCGGGCTGGCAGCTGCTGCTCAACGGCGGTGACGGACCCGAGGGTGACGTCATCACGGAGCTGCTGGCGGGCGAGCTCGGGGCGCGGGTGTGGCGCAGCCCCGCCGAGCCGGGGACGCCGCTGCGCGAGCAGCTGCTGGCCGACGCCCGCAGGCTGGCGCGGTGA
- a CDS encoding M4 family metallopeptidase — MAATGLLPTCVMPPVLLEHLVLRGTDSQRERALRTLSLDASLRSSRAQSALLRPTRPRAVVAHARAGAQPARTIYDCRSAEDLSTAVVVRTEGAAPTGDAATDEAYDGLGATFELYRQAYGRDSIDDEGLPLRGFVHYAKDYDNAFWDGKEMVFGDGDGEVFARFTVAVDVIGHELTHGVTDDEAQLVYSQQSGALNESVSDVFGSLVKQWSLGQTADQADWLIGKGLLLGHPDMALRSMAAPGTAYDTPELGKDSQPAHMSDYVVTTSDDGGVHTNSGIPNRAFHLAATAVGGKAWEVAGRVWYDALRDPSLPKTASFATFARTTLRAAEALGHRPGSTAHDAVGDAWSQVGVL; from the coding sequence ATGGCTGCCACCGGTCTCCTCCCCACGTGCGTGATGCCGCCCGTGCTGCTCGAGCACCTCGTGCTCCGCGGCACCGACTCCCAGCGCGAGCGCGCGCTGCGGACCCTCTCCCTCGACGCGTCGCTGCGCTCCTCCCGGGCGCAGAGCGCGTTGCTGCGCCCCACCCGGCCGCGCGCCGTGGTGGCGCACGCCCGCGCGGGCGCCCAGCCGGCACGCACCATCTACGACTGCCGCTCCGCGGAGGACCTCAGCACCGCCGTCGTCGTCCGCACCGAGGGAGCGGCGCCCACCGGTGACGCCGCCACCGACGAGGCCTACGACGGCCTCGGCGCCACCTTCGAGCTGTACCGCCAGGCGTACGGGCGGGACTCCATCGACGACGAGGGCCTGCCGCTGCGCGGGTTCGTGCACTACGCGAAGGACTACGACAACGCCTTCTGGGACGGCAAGGAGATGGTCTTCGGGGACGGCGACGGCGAGGTGTTCGCGCGGTTCACCGTCGCGGTCGACGTCATCGGCCACGAGCTCACCCACGGCGTCACCGACGACGAGGCGCAGCTGGTGTACAGCCAGCAGTCCGGGGCGCTCAACGAGTCCGTCTCCGACGTCTTCGGCTCCCTGGTCAAGCAGTGGTCGCTGGGGCAGACCGCGGACCAGGCCGACTGGCTCATCGGGAAGGGGCTGCTGCTGGGCCACCCCGACATGGCGCTGCGCTCGATGGCCGCGCCCGGCACCGCGTACGACACCCCCGAGCTGGGGAAGGACAGCCAGCCGGCCCACATGAGCGACTACGTGGTGACCACCTCTGACGACGGCGGGGTGCACACCAACTCCGGCATCCCCAACAGAGCGTTCCACTTGGCGGCCACGGCGGTCGGCGGGAAGGCCTGGGAGGTGGCCGGGCGGGTCTGGTACGACGCGCTGCGCGACCCGTCGCTGCCGAAGACGGCCTCCTTCGCGACGTTCGCCCGCACCACGCTCCGGGCCGCCGAGGCGCTGGGGCACCGCCCCGGCTCGACCGCCCACGACGCCGTCGGCGACGCCTGGTCCCAGGTCGGGGTGCTGTAG
- a CDS encoding protealysin inhibitor emfourin, with amino-acid sequence MRVVVERSGGFAGVVRRGEADASQLDGAAAQQLRDLVATAVGSHDLGAGSRRDGFCYEVVLEDDDAAAGPQRAQLREGSMPPGVRQLLDGLLS; translated from the coding sequence GTGCGGGTGGTCGTGGAGCGCAGCGGGGGCTTCGCCGGTGTGGTCCGGCGCGGTGAGGCCGACGCGTCCCAGCTCGACGGCGCCGCGGCCCAGCAGCTGCGCGACCTCGTCGCCACCGCCGTGGGCTCCCACGACCTCGGCGCCGGCTCGCGCCGCGACGGCTTCTGCTACGAGGTGGTCCTGGAGGACGACGACGCAGCGGCCGGCCCGCAGCGCGCCCAGCTGCGGGAGGGGTCGATGCCCCCCGGGGTGCGGCAGCTCCTCGACGGCCTGCTCAGCTGA
- a CDS encoding serine hydrolase domain-containing protein — MKSLLEQHVVRWPDPAASVVVVGSPRDGGPVALAATGDLDAPRRWASVTKLLSALTALVLVHDGEADLDAELPTDVAPPGATLSHLLDHTSGLDFEAGGPGTWRLRAQPGQRRIYSNTGIEVAAAHVEQLTGAPFAELLRELVAAPLGMARTRLEGSAAHGLVAPTADLALLAGELLAPRVLPAAVVDALRTPSRPGLAGVLPGFGRQAHNDWGLGAEVRADKDPHWTSPDNAPTTFGHFGQSGTSLWVDREASGGRGLALVTASAEPFGEWATTAWPALSSAVLREAR; from the coding sequence GTGAAGAGCCTGCTCGAGCAGCACGTGGTGCGGTGGCCGGACCCGGCCGCGAGCGTCGTCGTCGTCGGCAGCCCGCGCGACGGCGGTCCGGTGGCCCTCGCGGCCACGGGGGACCTCGACGCGCCGCGCCGCTGGGCGTCGGTGACCAAGCTGCTGTCGGCGCTGACCGCGCTGGTGCTCGTCCACGACGGCGAGGCGGACCTCGACGCGGAGCTGCCCACCGACGTCGCACCGCCGGGCGCGACCCTGTCGCACCTGCTCGACCACACCTCGGGCCTGGACTTCGAGGCCGGAGGTCCTGGCACGTGGCGCCTGCGCGCCCAGCCGGGCCAGCGGCGGATCTACAGCAACACCGGGATCGAGGTGGCCGCCGCGCACGTCGAGCAGCTCACCGGGGCGCCCTTCGCGGAGCTGCTGCGCGAGCTGGTGGCCGCCCCGCTCGGCATGGCGCGCACGCGGCTCGAGGGGTCCGCCGCGCACGGGCTGGTGGCGCCGACGGCCGACCTGGCGCTGCTCGCGGGCGAGCTGCTGGCCCCGCGGGTGCTCCCCGCCGCCGTCGTCGACGCCCTGCGCACCCCCAGCCGGCCCGGGCTCGCGGGCGTGCTGCCGGGGTTCGGCCGGCAGGCCCACAACGATTGGGGCCTGGGCGCCGAGGTGCGCGCCGACAAGGACCCGCACTGGACCAGCCCGGACAACGCCCCCACCACCTTCGGGCACTTCGGGCAGAGCGGCACGTCCCTGTGGGTGGACCGCGAAGCCTCCGGCGGGCGGGGGCTGGCGCTGGTGACGGCGTCGGCCGAGCCGTTCGGGGAGTGGGCGACCACCGCCTGGCCCGCGCTGTCCAGCGCGGTCCTGCGGGAGGCGCGCTAG
- a CDS encoding lipoate--protein ligase family protein, whose product MRGPYELEDRLEAEPLSPDDDAARRLALLADVGEGRSPQLVRLLRPSRTAAFSRRDALLPGFGAAQDAARSHGFAPVVRPVGGRMAPYHPGTLIVDVIGRSDDPRRGMTARFELVADATVEVLEGLGLDARTGELPREYCPGQHSVHVVTPGLPPGATKVAGTAQRQTRHAYLVSTLLVVHDGAPLRAVTTDVYAALGLDLDPATVGAVADHVPGGRVGVEEVAAALVQALAGRLDP is encoded by the coding sequence GTGAGGGGCCCCTACGAGCTGGAGGACCGGCTCGAGGCCGAGCCGCTGAGCCCCGACGACGACGCCGCGCGCCGCCTCGCGCTGCTCGCCGACGTCGGCGAGGGGCGCAGCCCGCAGCTGGTGCGGCTGCTGCGCCCCTCGCGCACAGCGGCGTTCAGCCGTCGCGACGCGCTCCTGCCCGGCTTCGGCGCCGCCCAGGACGCGGCCCGGTCCCACGGGTTCGCGCCCGTGGTCAGGCCCGTCGGCGGCCGGATGGCGCCGTACCACCCGGGCACCCTCATCGTCGACGTCATCGGGCGCAGCGACGACCCGCGCCGCGGCATGACCGCGCGCTTCGAGCTGGTCGCTGACGCGACCGTCGAGGTGCTCGAGGGCCTCGGCCTGGACGCGCGGACGGGGGAGCTCCCCCGCGAGTACTGCCCCGGGCAGCACTCGGTGCACGTCGTGACCCCGGGCCTGCCGCCGGGCGCCACGAAGGTCGCCGGGACCGCGCAGCGCCAGACGCGGCACGCCTACCTCGTCTCCACGCTGCTCGTGGTGCACGACGGGGCCCCGCTCAGGGCCGTCACCACTGACGTGTACGCCGCGCTCGGGCTCGACCTCGACCCGGCGACCGTCGGCGCGGTGGCCGACCACGTCCCCGGCGGCCGCGTGGGCGTCGAGGAGGTCGCCGCGGCGCTGGTGCAGGCGCTGGCTGGCAGGCTGGATCCGTGA
- a CDS encoding HDOD domain-containing protein: MTTGVQTTDEAAAPEEAGGPSIGDLLELVDQLAARRPVAARVVAMTDDDSVGSKELAGTLTADVALTTRVMKLANSAYFGLGGRVRTVTFAVTVVGFSTIRAMAATAAAGLDTDDVLPADFWPRSKATAVACSSLAPLFGVPAPDAFCLGLLSALGQAILIQHDQPGYQVLLDREDVVAGGRRALLLAEQEVHGFRHTQVSAAALSAWRFPREFTDALDLVDDASGRSATTPWSRCLATSIEAAGRLVDPEGATSDVLALSEGAVTEDRLAAMMPKLHEAVSASDW; encoded by the coding sequence ATGACCACCGGCGTCCAGACGACCGACGAGGCCGCTGCCCCCGAGGAGGCCGGCGGTCCCAGCATCGGCGACCTGCTCGAGCTGGTCGACCAGCTCGCGGCGCGTCGTCCGGTCGCGGCCCGCGTCGTGGCGATGACCGACGACGACTCCGTGGGCTCCAAGGAGCTGGCCGGCACCCTCACCGCCGACGTCGCGCTGACCACCCGCGTGATGAAGCTGGCCAACAGCGCCTACTTCGGCCTGGGCGGGCGGGTGCGCACCGTGACGTTCGCCGTCACCGTGGTCGGCTTCTCCACCATCCGCGCCATGGCGGCCACCGCGGCCGCCGGGCTGGACACCGACGACGTGCTGCCCGCCGACTTCTGGCCCCGCTCCAAGGCCACCGCGGTGGCCTGCAGCTCGCTGGCCCCGCTGTTCGGCGTGCCGGCCCCCGACGCGTTCTGCCTGGGCCTGCTCTCCGCGCTGGGCCAGGCGATCCTCATCCAGCACGACCAGCCGGGCTACCAGGTGCTGCTGGACCGCGAGGACGTCGTGGCGGGCGGACGCCGGGCCCTGCTGCTGGCCGAGCAGGAGGTGCACGGCTTCCGCCACACGCAGGTGTCGGCCGCGGCGCTGTCCGCCTGGCGCTTCCCGCGCGAGTTCACCGACGCGCTCGACCTCGTCGACGACGCCTCGGGCCGGTCCGCGACCACGCCGTGGTCGCGCTGCCTGGCCACGTCCATCGAGGCCGCCGGTCGCCTGGTCGACCCCGAGGGGGCCACGTCCGACGTCCTGGCGCTGTCCGAGGGCGCGGTCACCGAGGACCGCCTCGCCGCCATGATGCCGAAGCTCCACGAGGCCGTGTCGGCCTCCGACTGGTGA
- a CDS encoding putative bifunctional diguanylate cyclase/phosphodiesterase: MTRRGSAVDALTGGVAGAAAAGALLLHAVRPLPVPMAVTAAVVLLVVVVAAVLRTSAQLRGSHQLAADLARAANRDPLTGLLDRAGLQAALDHALARAASASEEDEDEGESLVALVLADLDGFHQVNGRYGPRAGDALLRRTADLVRGSVPDGALVARTGGDEFAVLLTGDDAARARLVADGLAAAVSPEVAVSLGLAWADAWEDASEDAEGPAEGDDGVPADPALELLRRAEVALFTAKAGGGGVALFDPGHDLAVRERALLADELRAALCESGQPDRGATAQLVVHYQQQVHAATGQIGGLEALVRWRHPRHGLVGPETFLAIVEEQGLVRRLTEHVLRTALLDARDWHAAGHPLRIAVNVSPTCLTDASFVPMVDAALRESGVAAELLVVEVTETVLMSEPQQALATARRLRGLGAQLSIDDYGTGYSSLSYLSDLPATELKLDRSFTMRVLTDAGIAAIVASTVDLAHRLGLRLVVEGVEDAETLAAVVGAGCDETQGYLHGRAEPAAEVARRLGISPALPVAPAPAPAPAQQVSQ, translated from the coding sequence GTGACCCGCCGGGGCTCGGCCGTCGACGCCCTCACCGGCGGTGTGGCGGGAGCAGCGGCAGCCGGTGCGCTGCTCCTGCACGCCGTCAGGCCGCTGCCGGTGCCGATGGCCGTCACGGCCGCGGTGGTGCTCCTCGTCGTCGTCGTGGCGGCGGTGCTGCGCACCAGCGCGCAGCTGCGCGGCTCCCACCAGCTGGCCGCCGACCTGGCCCGCGCCGCCAACCGCGACCCGCTCACCGGGCTGCTCGACCGCGCCGGCCTGCAGGCCGCCCTCGACCACGCCCTGGCGCGCGCCGCGAGCGCGTCGGAGGAGGACGAGGACGAGGGCGAGTCGCTGGTCGCCCTGGTGCTGGCAGACCTGGACGGCTTCCACCAGGTCAACGGCCGCTACGGCCCCCGGGCCGGGGACGCGCTCCTGCGCCGCACCGCGGACCTGGTGCGGGGCAGCGTCCCCGACGGCGCGCTGGTCGCGCGGACCGGCGGCGACGAGTTCGCCGTGCTGCTGACCGGTGACGACGCCGCGCGGGCCCGCCTGGTGGCGGACGGCCTCGCCGCTGCCGTCTCCCCCGAGGTGGCCGTCAGCCTGGGCCTGGCCTGGGCAGACGCCTGGGAGGACGCCTCCGAGGACGCCGAGGGGCCGGCCGAGGGGGACGACGGCGTGCCGGCGGACCCGGCCCTGGAGCTGCTGCGCCGCGCCGAGGTGGCGCTCTTCACGGCCAAGGCCGGTGGCGGCGGCGTGGCGCTGTTCGACCCCGGTCACGACCTCGCGGTGCGCGAGCGGGCGCTGCTGGCGGACGAGCTGCGCGCGGCGCTGTGCGAGAGCGGCCAGCCCGACCGCGGTGCCACGGCGCAGCTGGTGGTGCACTACCAGCAGCAGGTGCACGCGGCCACGGGCCAGATCGGCGGGCTCGAGGCGCTGGTGCGCTGGCGCCACCCCCGCCACGGCCTCGTGGGTCCGGAGACGTTCCTCGCGATCGTGGAGGAGCAGGGCCTCGTGCGCCGGCTCACCGAGCACGTCCTGCGCACCGCGCTGCTCGACGCCCGTGACTGGCACGCCGCCGGCCACCCGCTGCGGATCGCCGTCAACGTCTCCCCCACCTGCCTCACCGACGCGTCGTTCGTGCCGATGGTGGACGCCGCGCTGCGCGAGAGCGGCGTCGCGGCGGAGCTGCTGGTGGTCGAGGTGACCGAGACGGTGCTCATGTCCGAGCCGCAGCAGGCGCTCGCCACCGCGCGGCGCCTGCGGGGCCTGGGCGCGCAGCTGTCCATCGACGACTACGGCACCGGCTACTCCTCGCTGAGCTACCTGTCCGACCTGCCGGCCACGGAGCTCAAGCTCGACCGCTCGTTCACCATGCGCGTGCTGACCGACGCGGGCATCGCGGCGATCGTGGCGTCCACCGTGGACCTCGCGCACCGCCTGGGCCTGCGCCTGGTGGTGGAGGGCGTGGAGGACGCCGAGACGCTGGCCGCCGTGGTCGGCGCCGGGTGCGACGAGACGCAGGGCTACCTGCACGGTCGGGCCGAGCCCGCCGCGGAGGTGGCGCGGCGGCTGGGGATCAGCCCCGCGCTGCCGGTTGCTCCTGCCCCGGCGCCCGCTCCTGCCCAGCAGGTGTCGCAGTGA
- the nrdR gene encoding transcriptional regulator NrdR, whose amino-acid sequence MHCPFCQFADSRVVDSRTSDDGQSIRRRRQCPRCGRRFSTSETASLTVLKRSGVAEPFSRDKVIAGVRKACQGRPVTADQLARLAQQVEESVRTAGRAEVDAHDVGVAVLAPLRELDEVAYLRYASVYQAFDSLEDFEAAIALLRAENAVDAADGITATPAGQERAPGQEQPAARG is encoded by the coding sequence GTGCACTGCCCGTTCTGCCAGTTCGCGGACTCGCGCGTGGTCGACTCCCGGACCTCGGACGACGGCCAGTCGATCCGCCGCCGCCGCCAGTGCCCGCGCTGCGGGCGCCGCTTCTCGACGTCGGAGACCGCCAGCCTGACGGTGCTCAAGCGCTCCGGCGTGGCCGAGCCGTTCAGCCGCGACAAGGTCATCGCGGGGGTGCGCAAGGCGTGCCAGGGGCGCCCGGTCACAGCGGACCAGCTGGCCCGGCTCGCGCAGCAGGTGGAGGAGTCGGTGCGCACCGCCGGCCGCGCGGAGGTGGACGCCCACGACGTGGGGGTGGCCGTGCTCGCGCCGCTGCGCGAGCTCGACGAGGTCGCCTACCTGCGGTACGCCTCGGTCTACCAGGCGTTCGACTCCCTGGAGGACTTCGAGGCGGCCATCGCCCTCCTGCGCGCCGAGAACGCCGTCGACGCCGCGGACGGGATCACTGCGACACCTGCTGGGCAGGAGCGGGCGCCGGGGCAGGAGCAACCGGCAGCGCGGGGCTGA